From Micromonospora echinospora, one genomic window encodes:
- a CDS encoding Gfo/Idh/MocA family protein: protein MSSGTGPRVRHALVGAGARAEMFVRALVLDHAETAELVAFADVNQARMDAHNRWLAELGHPAVPTYRADEFTAMLAKERVDVVLVTSVDVTHDEYIVAALRAGCDVVTEKPMTVDAPRCQRILDAVAETGRQVRVAFNYRYNPLHEKVRQLLADGAVGEIGSVHFEWLLDVRHGADYFRRWHRDRANSGGLMVHKASHHFDLVNWWLDATPVEVYAAGRLFFYGEHGRRHGYARDYDRVHGSPAASDDPFALHLAAHPRLRELYLDAEGEDGYHRDRNVFAPGVTIEDDMAVLTRYSSGATMTYHLTAYAPWEGYRVMVNGSRGRLELEVVESDFVSPQAAGALKGAALHGNEAAAEAGSATITLRPFWSPPQTVPVEGYTRAGHGGADARMTRVLFGGEADPMGRAATAQDGALALLTGLAANRSFDTGQPVRVADLLTLP, encoded by the coding sequence ATGTCATCCGGAACCGGACCGCGGGTTCGGCACGCCCTGGTGGGCGCCGGAGCCCGGGCCGAGATGTTCGTCCGGGCCCTGGTGCTCGACCACGCCGAAACCGCCGAACTGGTCGCCTTCGCCGACGTCAACCAGGCCAGGATGGACGCGCACAACCGCTGGCTGGCCGAGCTCGGCCACCCCGCCGTGCCGACCTACCGGGCCGACGAGTTCACCGCGATGCTCGCCAAGGAGCGGGTCGACGTGGTGCTGGTGACCAGCGTCGACGTCACCCACGACGAGTACATCGTGGCCGCGCTGCGCGCCGGCTGCGACGTGGTGACCGAGAAGCCGATGACCGTCGACGCCCCCCGCTGCCAGCGGATCCTCGACGCGGTGGCGGAAACCGGCCGGCAGGTGCGGGTTGCGTTCAACTATCGCTACAACCCTTTGCACGAGAAGGTGCGGCAGCTGCTCGCGGACGGGGCGGTCGGCGAGATCGGCTCGGTGCACTTCGAGTGGCTGCTCGACGTCCGGCACGGGGCCGACTACTTCCGCCGCTGGCACCGCGACCGGGCCAACTCGGGCGGGCTGATGGTGCACAAGGCCAGCCACCATTTCGACCTGGTCAACTGGTGGCTGGACGCCACCCCGGTCGAGGTCTACGCCGCCGGCCGGCTCTTCTTCTACGGCGAGCACGGCCGCCGCCACGGCTACGCCCGCGACTACGACCGGGTGCACGGCTCCCCCGCCGCGTCCGACGACCCGTTCGCCCTGCACCTGGCCGCGCACCCCCGGCTGCGGGAGTTGTACCTCGACGCCGAGGGCGAGGACGGCTACCACCGCGACCGCAACGTGTTCGCCCCGGGCGTCACCATCGAGGACGACATGGCGGTGCTGACCCGCTACTCCAGCGGCGCGACCATGACCTACCACCTCACCGCGTACGCCCCGTGGGAGGGCTACCGGGTGATGGTCAACGGCAGCCGGGGCCGGCTGGAGCTGGAGGTCGTGGAGAGCGACTTCGTCAGCCCGCAGGCCGCCGGCGCGCTCAAGGGCGCCGCGCTGCACGGCAACGAGGCCGCGGCCGAGGCCGGCTCGGCGACCATCACCCTGCGGCCGTTCTGGTCCCCGCCGCAGACCGTGCCGGTCGAGGGGTACACCCGGGCGGGGCACGGCGGCGCGGACGCCCGGATGACCCGGGTGCTCTTCGGCGGCGAAGCCGACCCGATGGGTCGCGCGGCGACCGCCCAGGACGGCGCGTTGGCGCTGCTCACCGGCCTGGCCGCCAACCGATCCTTCGACACCGGGCAGCCGGTCCGGGTCGCCGACCTGCTGACCCTGCCCTGA
- the uxaC gene encoding glucuronate isomerase, whose amino-acid sequence MPTNPDLLFPAEPGQRALARELYALAARQPIISPHGHVDPALLADDQPFPDPARLLIVPDHYLTRMLLSQGVRPAELGVPTVDGSPVESDGRRIWRRFVDHWHLFRGTPSRLWLEQTFREVFDVHTALSPATADEVYDAVAAKLTRPEFRPRALFERFGIEVLATTESPLDDLGRHAKLAADGWGGPGGRVITTFRPDNVVDMEFDNWSANVDQLAEISGEDTGTYAGFLRALRQRRAAFVAAGATSSDHGHPTALTLNLGESEAAALYDRGRRGQADAADAEAFRAHMLVEFARMSLDDGLVMQLHPGSVRNHNKWLYATHGRDVGGDIPQATEYLHALTPLLDAYGNDPRLTVVVYTLDEYTFTRELAPLAGGYAALYLGAPWWFLDSPEVLRRFRESVTESAGFYNTAGFVDDTRAFCSIPVRHDVARRVDAAFLARLVAEHRLAEDEAAETIVDLAYRLPKKVFKIGVQQ is encoded by the coding sequence GTGCCGACGAATCCCGACCTGCTCTTCCCCGCCGAACCGGGACAACGCGCCCTGGCCCGGGAGCTGTACGCCCTGGCGGCCCGCCAGCCGATCATCTCGCCGCACGGGCACGTCGACCCGGCGTTGCTCGCCGACGACCAGCCGTTCCCCGATCCGGCGCGGCTGCTGATCGTCCCGGACCACTACCTCACCCGGATGCTGCTCAGCCAGGGGGTCCGCCCGGCCGAGCTGGGCGTCCCGACGGTCGACGGCAGCCCGGTGGAGAGCGACGGCCGACGGATCTGGCGGCGCTTCGTCGACCACTGGCACCTGTTCCGGGGCACCCCGTCCCGGCTCTGGCTGGAGCAGACCTTCCGCGAGGTCTTCGACGTGCACACCGCCCTCTCCCCGGCCACCGCCGACGAGGTCTACGACGCGGTCGCGGCCAAGCTGACCCGGCCGGAGTTCCGCCCCCGGGCGCTGTTCGAGCGGTTCGGCATCGAGGTGCTCGCCACCACCGAGTCGCCCCTGGACGACCTGGGCCGGCACGCCAAGCTCGCCGCCGACGGCTGGGGCGGGCCGGGCGGCCGGGTGATCACGACGTTCCGCCCGGACAACGTGGTGGACATGGAGTTCGACAACTGGTCGGCCAACGTCGACCAGCTCGCCGAGATCTCCGGGGAGGACACCGGCACGTACGCCGGGTTCCTGCGCGCCCTGCGGCAACGGCGGGCGGCCTTCGTCGCCGCCGGGGCCACCTCCTCCGACCACGGCCACCCCACCGCCCTGACCCTGAACCTCGGCGAGTCGGAGGCGGCGGCGCTGTACGACCGGGGCCGACGCGGACAGGCCGACGCGGCCGACGCGGAGGCGTTCCGGGCCCACATGCTGGTGGAGTTCGCCCGGATGTCGCTGGACGACGGCCTGGTCATGCAGCTGCACCCGGGTTCCGTGCGCAACCACAACAAGTGGCTGTACGCCACCCACGGCCGGGACGTCGGCGGTGACATCCCACAGGCCACCGAGTACCTGCACGCGCTCACCCCGCTGCTGGACGCGTACGGCAACGACCCCCGGCTGACCGTGGTGGTCTACACCCTGGACGAGTACACCTTCACCCGGGAACTGGCCCCACTCGCCGGTGGCTACGCCGCCCTCTACCTCGGCGCGCCCTGGTGGTTCCTGGACTCCCCGGAGGTGCTGCGCCGGTTCCGCGAGTCGGTGACCGAGTCGGCCGGCTTCTACAACACCGCCGGGTTCGTCGACGACACCCGGGCGTTCTGTTCCATCCCGGTACGCCACGACGTGGCCCGTCGGGTCGACGCGGCCTTCCTGGCCCGGCTGGTCGCCGAGCACCGGCTGGCCGAGGACGAGGCGGCCGAGACCATCGTCGACCTCGCGTACCGGCTGCCGAAGAAGGTCTTCAAGATCGGGGTACAGCAATGA
- a CDS encoding enolase C-terminal domain-like protein, with product MTVTITGVDVHDVRFPTARTGDGSDAINKGDYSATYVELRTDAGVTGAGFTFTNGRGNEITCAAVRALAHHVEGKTVEEIAADQVTFWRSLSADVQLRWLGPEKGVIHMATGAVVNAVWDLRAKLAGKPMWRFLAEMSTEELVDSVDFHHITDALTPDEAATILDKGRDGMADRIALLERDGFPSYTTSVGWLGYPDEKVRALTREAYAAGWRAMKMKVGGPPADDLRRARIIRAEIGPDALLMMDANQVWDVDEAITNMTALAEVDPYWIEEPTHADDILGHARIARAVTELTGGRCRVATGEVAANRVIFKQLLQAEAIGVMQIDSCRVGGVNEVLAEILMAAKFGVPICPHSGGVGLCEYVQHLAIFDYLRVGTSLDGRMVEYVDHLHEHFVDPVRTREGRYLLPTEAGYSATMKPESIAEFRFPDGPVWR from the coding sequence ATGACCGTCACCATCACCGGCGTCGACGTGCACGACGTGCGGTTCCCCACCGCGCGCACCGGCGACGGCTCGGACGCGATCAACAAGGGCGACTACTCGGCCACCTACGTGGAGCTGCGCACCGACGCCGGCGTCACCGGGGCGGGTTTCACCTTCACCAACGGCCGGGGCAACGAGATCACCTGTGCGGCGGTGCGCGCGCTGGCGCACCACGTCGAGGGGAAGACGGTCGAGGAGATCGCCGCCGACCAGGTGACGTTCTGGCGGTCGCTCAGCGCCGACGTGCAGCTGCGCTGGCTCGGCCCGGAGAAGGGCGTGATCCACATGGCCACCGGCGCGGTGGTCAACGCGGTGTGGGACCTGCGGGCCAAGCTCGCCGGCAAGCCGATGTGGCGGTTCCTGGCGGAGATGTCCACCGAGGAACTCGTGGACAGCGTCGACTTCCACCACATCACCGACGCGCTCACCCCGGACGAGGCGGCCACCATCCTGGACAAGGGGCGCGACGGGATGGCCGACCGGATCGCCCTGCTGGAGCGGGACGGCTTCCCGTCGTACACCACCTCGGTCGGCTGGCTGGGCTACCCGGACGAGAAGGTGCGGGCGCTGACCCGCGAGGCGTACGCGGCCGGCTGGCGGGCGATGAAGATGAAGGTCGGCGGCCCGCCCGCCGACGACCTGCGCCGCGCGCGGATCATCCGGGCGGAGATCGGCCCGGACGCGCTGCTGATGATGGACGCCAACCAGGTCTGGGACGTCGACGAGGCGATCACCAACATGACCGCCCTGGCCGAGGTCGACCCGTACTGGATCGAGGAGCCGACGCACGCCGACGACATCCTCGGCCACGCCCGGATCGCGCGCGCGGTGACCGAGCTGACCGGCGGCCGGTGCCGGGTGGCCACCGGCGAGGTGGCCGCCAACCGGGTCATCTTCAAGCAGCTCCTCCAGGCCGAGGCGATCGGCGTGATGCAGATCGACTCGTGCCGGGTCGGCGGGGTCAACGAGGTGCTCGCCGAGATCCTGATGGCCGCGAAGTTCGGCGTGCCGATCTGCCCGCACTCCGGCGGCGTCGGCCTCTGCGAGTACGTCCAGCACCTGGCGATCTTCGACTACCTGCGGGTGGGCACCAGCCTGGACGGCCGGATGGTCGAGTACGTCGACCACCTGCACGAGCACTTCGTCGACCCGGTCCGCACCCGCGAGGGGCGCTACCTGCTGCCCACCGAAGCCGGCTACAGCGCCACCATGAAGCCGGAGTCGATCGCCGAGTTCCGCTTCCCGGACGGCCCGGTGTGGCGATGA
- a CDS encoding mannitol dehydrogenase family protein, whose translation MTVGTGQLGLGALRRLPEASRPLVRPGTVDVGIVHLGLGAFHRAHQAVYTEAAMARSGGDWGIVGVAPRSTGLVTTLAAQDGLFSVTTTSAEGSHTQVVGALAGVRHAASDPAAVVALLADPRVRVVTLTVTEKAYQLDPVSGRLRPDPEVVADLTTDRPPCTVPGLLVRGLLARAAADAGPVALVSCDNLPANGRRLRGLVEQSLTYARVPDRAVAWVAACVTFPGTMVDRIVPASTEETLAEARRALGVADLAAVAAEPYTQWVIEDVFPGGRPDWGAAGAVLTDDAGSWERLKLRALNGVHSAAAYLGALAGRETIADALALPHLEPVLRRLVAEDVAASFTPPDRVSVVDYGDQVLARFANPAIRHRAIQVAMDGSQKLPQRVLHTIADLRAAGRDARWATLVVAAWMRFVRGRADDGTALPLDDPLAERIRAALAAHPDTPAGVTEALFGLTEVFPAELGGDEEVRAAVTGWLTDLDRHGVAATLAGAA comes from the coding sequence ATGACCGTGGGCACCGGCCAGCTCGGGCTGGGAGCGCTGCGTCGACTGCCCGAGGCGAGCCGGCCGCTGGTGCGTCCCGGCACGGTCGACGTCGGCATCGTCCACCTGGGACTCGGCGCGTTCCACCGGGCCCACCAGGCGGTCTACACCGAGGCGGCCATGGCGCGCTCCGGTGGCGACTGGGGCATCGTCGGGGTCGCGCCACGCAGCACCGGGCTGGTCACCACCCTCGCCGCGCAGGACGGGCTGTTCAGCGTGACGACCACCTCCGCCGAGGGCAGCCACACGCAGGTGGTCGGCGCGCTCGCCGGGGTGCGGCACGCGGCCAGCGACCCGGCGGCGGTGGTCGCCCTGCTGGCCGACCCGCGTGTCCGGGTGGTCACGCTCACCGTGACGGAGAAGGCGTACCAGCTCGACCCGGTCAGCGGGCGTCTGCGGCCCGACCCTGAGGTCGTCGCCGACCTGACCACCGACCGGCCGCCGTGCACCGTGCCGGGGCTGCTGGTGCGCGGCCTGCTCGCCCGCGCCGCCGCCGACGCCGGACCGGTCGCCCTGGTCAGCTGCGACAACCTGCCGGCCAACGGCCGCCGGCTGCGCGGCCTGGTCGAGCAGTCACTGACGTACGCCCGGGTGCCGGACCGGGCGGTGGCCTGGGTCGCGGCCTGCGTCACCTTCCCGGGCACGATGGTGGACCGGATCGTGCCGGCCAGCACCGAGGAGACCCTCGCCGAGGCACGCCGGGCACTGGGCGTGGCCGACCTCGCGGCGGTCGCGGCGGAGCCGTACACGCAGTGGGTGATCGAGGACGTCTTCCCGGGCGGCCGGCCGGACTGGGGAGCGGCCGGGGCGGTGCTCACCGACGACGCCGGGTCCTGGGAACGGCTGAAGCTGCGCGCGCTCAACGGGGTGCACTCGGCCGCCGCGTACCTCGGCGCGCTGGCCGGGCGGGAGACCATCGCCGACGCGCTCGCCCTGCCGCATCTGGAGCCGGTGCTACGCCGGCTGGTCGCCGAGGACGTCGCGGCGAGCTTCACCCCACCGGACAGGGTCTCCGTGGTCGACTACGGTGACCAGGTGCTCGCCCGGTTCGCCAACCCGGCGATCCGGCACCGCGCCATCCAGGTGGCGATGGACGGCTCGCAGAAGCTGCCGCAGCGCGTCCTGCACACCATCGCCGACCTGCGCGCCGCCGGCCGAGACGCGCGGTGGGCCACGCTCGTGGTGGCTGCCTGGATGCGCTTCGTCCGGGGCCGGGCCGACGACGGTACGGCGCTGCCGCTGGACGATCCGCTGGCCGAGCGGATCCGGGCCGCCCTCGCCGCGCACCCGGACACCCCCGCCGGGGTCACCGAGGCCCTGTTCGGGCTGACCGAGGTGTTCCCGGCCGAGCTGGGCGGCGACGAGGAGGTCCGGGCGGCGGTGACCGGTTGGCTGACCGACCTCGACCGGCACGGCGTCGCGGCGACGCTGGCGGGCGCGGCGTGA
- a CDS encoding Gfo/Idh/MocA family protein, giving the protein MTAADRPVSTAGGPVPRVAVIGANGHGRWHRRVIAPLHATGRLRLVALVDVRPVEPDPDAPVPDGTGVFTDHREMLRATRPDAVVVCTPPHTHLPIARDVLTAGADVLLEKPPVLSLAEHDALSAVLAETGRACQVGFQALGSAALGELVTAVAEGRLGTVLGISTVAAWQRPDGYYARAPWAGRRTLDGRPVLDGVLANPIAHAWMQCLAVAEAVAGRPVTPTVVELERYRVRPIEVDDTAAMRVEFRGAPPVVAAVTLAGEDFVRGEVLVEGTAGRAVLEYPTDRLLLPGDAEPRSVPGRVGLLENLLDHRATGTPLIAPLARTAPFTAVLEVIQNAPEPTLLGGDLVTTTGAGPDRVVTIRGINEVLRRAAETGALLSELAVPWAVPPVRTALAEREGG; this is encoded by the coding sequence GTGACCGCTGCGGACCGGCCGGTGTCCACGGCGGGCGGCCCGGTCCCCCGGGTCGCGGTGATCGGTGCCAACGGGCACGGCCGGTGGCACCGGCGGGTGATCGCGCCGCTGCACGCGACGGGGCGGCTGCGGTTGGTCGCCCTAGTCGACGTCCGCCCGGTGGAGCCGGACCCGGACGCTCCGGTGCCCGACGGCACGGGCGTGTTCACCGACCACCGGGAGATGCTGCGGGCGACCCGGCCGGACGCGGTGGTGGTCTGCACGCCCCCGCACACCCACCTGCCGATCGCCCGGGACGTGCTGACCGCCGGGGCGGACGTCCTGCTGGAGAAGCCACCGGTGCTCTCCCTAGCCGAGCACGACGCGTTGAGCGCGGTGCTCGCCGAGACCGGCCGGGCCTGCCAGGTCGGGTTCCAGGCGCTCGGGTCGGCCGCGCTCGGCGAGCTGGTGACGGCCGTTGCCGAGGGCCGGCTGGGCACCGTCCTCGGCATCTCGACGGTGGCGGCCTGGCAGCGCCCGGACGGCTACTACGCTCGCGCGCCGTGGGCCGGAAGGCGCACGCTCGACGGCCGTCCGGTGCTGGACGGGGTGCTGGCCAACCCGATCGCGCACGCGTGGATGCAGTGCCTGGCGGTCGCCGAGGCGGTCGCCGGGCGGCCGGTGACACCGACCGTGGTGGAACTGGAGCGGTACCGGGTACGCCCGATCGAGGTGGACGACACCGCCGCGATGCGGGTCGAGTTCCGGGGCGCGCCGCCCGTCGTGGCGGCGGTGACCCTGGCCGGGGAGGACTTCGTGCGGGGCGAGGTGCTGGTGGAGGGCACCGCCGGCCGGGCGGTGCTGGAGTACCCGACGGACCGGCTGCTGCTCCCCGGCGACGCCGAACCGCGCAGCGTGCCCGGCCGGGTCGGGTTGTTGGAGAACCTGCTCGACCACCGGGCGACCGGCACGCCGCTGATCGCGCCGCTGGCCCGGACCGCGCCGTTCACCGCCGTGCTGGAGGTGATCCAGAACGCGCCCGAGCCGACGTTGCTCGGCGGCGACCTGGTCACCACGACCGGGGCGGGCCCGGACCGGGTGGTCACCATCCGGGGGATCAACGAGGTGCTCCGCAGGGCGGCCGAGACGGGTGCGCTCCTGTCGGAGTTGGCGGTGCCGTGGGCGGTGCCGCCGGTGCGGACCGCGCTGGCGGAGAGGGAGGGCGGCTGA
- a CDS encoding polysaccharide lyase family 1 protein, with amino-acid sequence MRLRITGAALVALSLLLVPGAAVTAAPASDDGSIPRHVERFARQPLAAGDGWAAAGPGTTGGSSATADQVHLVRSRADLIRALGGDNATNRANATPKVIVVDGVVDGFEGPDGSLLDCTDLADPEYSLPAYLAAYDPAVWGMVAPSGPLEAARTRSVTNQTRYTQINVGPNTTIVGMRGARLTGLTLMIDTASNVIVRNLTFDDARDCFPAWSPTDGSAGNWNSQYDQISVRRSENVWIDHNTFTDGDNPDSAQPVHFGRPYQVHDGSLDVTHTASLVTASYNRFTGRDKLMLIGSSNTVGPDVGRLKVTLHHNLFDQVVQRLPRVRFGQVDIYNNWYRLDAGFDYAIGVGVQSAVYAENNHFTLGAGIAVEDLLYDWGGTAITARGNWVHAHRSLPRPVDLVAAYNATHDPDLGADAGWTPTLRTGRPLPAPAVPLVVGVLAGADRLPL; translated from the coding sequence ATGCGTCTTCGCATAACCGGGGCGGCCCTGGTCGCCCTTTCCCTACTCCTCGTCCCCGGTGCGGCGGTCACCGCCGCGCCGGCGAGCGACGACGGTTCCATCCCCCGGCACGTGGAGCGCTTCGCGCGCCAACCCCTAGCGGCCGGTGACGGCTGGGCCGCCGCCGGCCCCGGCACCACCGGAGGTTCGTCCGCCACCGCCGACCAGGTGCACCTGGTCCGCAGCCGCGCCGACCTGATCCGCGCCCTCGGCGGGGACAACGCCACCAACCGCGCCAACGCCACCCCGAAGGTGATCGTGGTCGACGGGGTCGTCGACGGGTTCGAGGGCCCCGACGGCAGCCTGCTCGACTGCACCGACCTGGCCGACCCGGAGTACTCGCTGCCGGCGTACCTGGCCGCGTACGACCCGGCGGTGTGGGGCATGGTCGCGCCGAGCGGACCGCTGGAGGCGGCCCGGACGCGCTCGGTGACCAACCAGACCCGGTACACGCAGATCAACGTCGGCCCGAACACCACCATCGTCGGGATGCGTGGGGCCCGGCTGACCGGGCTGACCCTGATGATCGACACGGCCAGCAACGTCATCGTCCGGAACCTGACCTTCGACGACGCCCGGGACTGCTTCCCGGCCTGGTCGCCGACGGACGGCTCGGCCGGCAACTGGAACTCGCAGTACGACCAGATCTCGGTACGCCGCAGCGAGAACGTGTGGATCGACCACAACACGTTCACCGACGGCGACAACCCGGACAGCGCCCAGCCGGTGCACTTCGGCCGGCCGTACCAGGTGCACGACGGGTCGCTGGACGTCACCCACACCGCCAGCCTGGTGACCGCCTCGTACAACCGGTTCACCGGCCGGGACAAGCTGATGCTGATCGGCTCGTCGAACACGGTCGGCCCGGACGTCGGCCGGCTCAAGGTGACCCTGCACCACAACCTCTTCGACCAGGTGGTCCAGCGACTGCCCCGGGTCCGGTTCGGCCAGGTCGACATCTACAACAACTGGTACCGCCTCGACGCGGGCTTCGACTACGCGATCGGCGTCGGCGTGCAGTCCGCGGTGTACGCGGAGAACAACCACTTCACCCTCGGCGCCGGAATCGCCGTCGAGGACCTGCTCTACGACTGGGGCGGCACCGCGATCACCGCGCGCGGCAACTGGGTGCACGCCCACCGGTCGCTGCCCCGCCCGGTCGACCTGGTGGCGGCGTACAACGCCACCCACGACCCCGACCTCGGCGCCGACGCGGGCTGGACGCCGACGCTGCGCACCGGTCGTCCGTTGCCGGCCCCGGCGGTCCCGCTCGTGGTCGGGGTGCTGGCCGGGGCGGACCGGCTGCCGCTGTAG
- a CDS encoding family 16 glycoside hydrolase — protein sequence MNRLPIRGRPAGRLAAVLAAGALVAGTVLVTTSSAWADTLLTDTFEDGDANGWSRSGGSWSVVTDGSLAFRQSGTSSDARVLTGQSSWTDYGVQARVKPTAFATSARHVGVVARAQSSSSYYALVATASGGVQLVKRAGGDPVVLGSATAGVTVGSWATLRLEAVGSSLRGYVNGALLVQATDAAFAAGRAGLATSYASATFDDVEVATATGAPPTGTPTGGPTPTLPPTEPPIDPGAPPIGFASVNALGQNGTTGGAGGPTVTVDTASELLTAIATPGPLTVKVSGMIALPGPMHDVTSDKTIIGVGANSGITGGGFNIGLPVSNVTTPPANAVHNVIIRNLNFRNTVDDAINVQMFSHHVWIDHNDLSNGYDGLIDIKRGSSYVTVSWNHTHHHTKNMLLGHDDNNGAQDTGHLRVTYHHNWYDRTPQRNPRVRFGDPVHVFNNYFVYNTDVGVACQLNSGCVVEGNHFEDVEVPWSISYSGSRGRLVARDNVLSGTSEPGDSGGTVTEPRTFYPYQLTDPASVKSVVMAGAGTGKINF from the coding sequence ATGAACCGACTCCCGATCCGGGGTCGCCCCGCCGGACGACTCGCCGCCGTGCTGGCGGCCGGTGCCCTGGTCGCCGGCACGGTGCTGGTCACCACGTCCTCGGCGTGGGCGGACACGTTGCTCACCGACACCTTCGAGGACGGTGACGCCAACGGCTGGTCGCGCTCGGGCGGCAGCTGGTCGGTGGTCACCGACGGCTCGCTGGCGTTCCGGCAGTCCGGCACCAGCAGCGACGCCCGTGTCCTGACCGGCCAGAGCAGCTGGACCGACTACGGGGTGCAGGCCCGGGTCAAGCCGACCGCGTTCGCCACCTCCGCCCGGCACGTCGGGGTGGTCGCGCGGGCGCAGAGCAGCAGCAGCTACTACGCCCTGGTGGCCACCGCCAGCGGCGGGGTGCAGCTGGTGAAGCGCGCCGGCGGCGACCCGGTGGTGCTCGGCTCGGCCACCGCCGGGGTGACCGTCGGCTCCTGGGCCACGCTGCGCCTGGAGGCGGTCGGCAGCTCGCTGCGCGGCTACGTCAACGGCGCGCTGCTGGTGCAGGCCACCGACGCCGCGTTCGCCGCCGGCCGGGCCGGGCTGGCCACCTCGTACGCCAGCGCGACCTTCGACGACGTGGAGGTGGCCACCGCCACCGGGGCCCCGCCGACCGGCACCCCGACCGGCGGGCCGACGCCGACCCTGCCGCCGACCGAGCCGCCGATCGACCCGGGCGCGCCGCCCATCGGCTTCGCCTCGGTCAACGCCCTCGGGCAGAACGGCACCACCGGCGGGGCGGGTGGGCCGACCGTCACCGTGGACACCGCCAGCGAACTGCTCACCGCGATCGCCACGCCCGGACCGTTGACCGTCAAGGTGAGCGGGATGATCGCCCTGCCCGGCCCGATGCACGACGTCACCTCGGACAAGACCATCATCGGGGTCGGCGCGAACTCGGGGATCACCGGCGGCGGCTTCAACATCGGTCTGCCGGTCAGCAACGTGACCACGCCGCCGGCGAACGCCGTGCACAACGTCATCATCCGGAACCTGAACTTCCGGAACACCGTCGACGACGCGATCAACGTGCAGATGTTCTCCCACCACGTCTGGATCGACCACAACGACCTGTCGAACGGCTACGACGGGCTGATCGACATCAAGCGCGGGTCGTCGTACGTGACGGTGTCGTGGAACCACACCCACCACCACACGAAGAACATGCTGCTCGGTCACGACGACAACAACGGCGCGCAGGACACCGGCCACCTCCGGGTCACCTACCACCACAACTGGTACGACCGGACCCCGCAGCGCAACCCCCGGGTACGGTTCGGCGACCCGGTGCACGTGTTCAACAACTACTTCGTCTACAACACCGACGTCGGGGTGGCCTGCCAGCTGAACTCGGGCTGCGTGGTCGAGGGCAACCACTTCGAGGACGTCGAGGTGCCCTGGTCGATCAGCTACTCCGGTTCCCGGGGTCGCCTGGTGGCCCGGGACAACGTCCTGTCCGGCACCAGCGAGCCGGGTGACTCCGGAGGCACGGTCACCGAGCCGCGCACCTTCTACCCGTACCAGCTCACCGACCCGGCCAGCGTGAAGTCCGTGGTCATGGCCGGCGCCGGCACCGGAAAGATCAACTTCTAG